Proteins encoded by one window of Antechinus flavipes isolate AdamAnt ecotype Samford, QLD, Australia chromosome 4, AdamAnt_v2, whole genome shotgun sequence:
- the LOC127561312 gene encoding olfactory receptor 10R2-like produces MIPSANLTRINEFLLLGFSYLQEKQLVLFPLFLCLYLFILSGNITTVTAIFLEHKLHTPMYYFLSILSISETFYTIVILPKMLLNLLSVFRTISFTNCAVQMFFFLGFAVTNCLLLGVMGYDRYAAICHPLRYPILMSWRVCGQLSITCGILGFVISLIMVNLIFSLPFCNSNKVNHYFCDISPVIRLACTDSDTREFIIFILGALVLVIPFFFICISYLSILKTIMKIPSTEGKKKAFSTCASHLTVVIIHYGCASFIYLRPTASYISNKDRLVTVTYTIITPLLNPIVYSLRNKDVQMAIRKVLSRKFHLK; encoded by the coding sequence ATGATTCCTTCAGCCAACCTTACCAGGATTAATGAGTTCCTTTTGCTGGGCTTCTCTTACCTCCAGGAAAAACAGCTTGTGCTTTTCCCACTCTTCCTCTGTCTTTATCTGTTTATTCTGAGTGGGAACATTACTACAGTGACTGCCATCTTCCTGGAACACAAACTTCACACCCCAATGTATTATTTTCTGAGTATCCTTTCTATCTCTGAGACTTTCTATACCATTGTCATCCTGCCCAAGATGCTCCTTAACCTTCTTTCTGTGTTCAGGACTATCTCCTTCACCAATTGTGCTGTCCAGATGTTCTTCTTCCTTGGATTTGCTGTCACCAACTGCCTGCTGCTTGGGGTGATGGGTTATGACCGCTATGCTGCTATCTGCCACCCTCTGCGCTACCCAATTCTCATGAGCTGGAGAGTATGTGGGCAGCTGTCAATCACTTGTGGCATTTTAGGTTTTGTGATCTCATTAATTATGGTTAACTTGATCTTTAGTCTCCCTTTTTGTAATTCCAACAAAGTCAACCACTACTTCTGTGATATTTCACCCGTCATTAGGCTTGCCTGTACAGACTCAGACACGCgtgaatttatcattttcattcttgGTGCTCTTGTACTTGTGatcccctttttctttatttgtatttcctaTCTCTCTATCTTGAAAACCATTATGAAAATCCCCTCaactgaagggaagaaaaaggccTTCTCTACCTGTGCTTCTCATCTCACAGTGGTAATCATTCACTACGGCTGTGCTTCCTTCATCTACCTGAGACCCACAGCCAGTTATATTTCCAACAAGGACCGTCTAGTCACAGTGACTTACACCATCATCACTCCTCTGTTGAATCCCATAGTGTATAGCCTCAGGAATAAAGATGTACAAATGGCCATTAGGAAAGTGTTGAGTAGGAAATTTCACCTAaaatga